The Raphanus sativus cultivar WK10039 chromosome 2, ASM80110v3, whole genome shotgun sequence genome includes a region encoding these proteins:
- the LOC108831071 gene encoding ETHYLENE INSENSITIVE 3-like 3 protein, translated as MENEPDDLASDNAAEIDVSDEDIDAEDLERRMLKDRVRLKRIKEQTKTRSQTKETPKKISDQAQRKKMSRAQDGILKYMLKLMEVCKVRGFVYGIIPEKGKPVSGSSDNIRAWWKEKVRFDKNGPAAIAKHEEERLALSGEPDRNRNSLQDLQDATLGSLLSSLMQHCDPPQRKYPLERGVAPPWWPTGEEEWWVKLGLGKSQSPPPYRKPHDLKKMWKVGVLTAVINHMLPDVAKIKRHVRQSKCLQDKMTAKESAIWLAVLNQEESLIQQHSSDDNGTSNVTEIPRRGDNNAERRKTVVNSDSDHDVDGTEEASGSVTASSQPVRDQDKAEKHQRRKRPRSRKEAEQRNIIHDMNHVDAPMLEHNINGTHHYDEGVLEPNIALGAEENSREVMVLEFDNNYTYLPPVNGQTMMPVDERPMLYGPNPNQELQFGSGYSFYNPSAVFVHNQEEVLIEMNAQAPPHNNGSEASVGVLQPHGLHEDGVAGRDLPPQFQSDSNILSPFNELAAFESSTFYSGFDSYGAFDDDFSWFGA; from the coding sequence ATGGAGAATGAGCCTGATGACTTAGCTAGCGACAATGCAGCAGAGATTGACGTGAGTGATGAAGACATTGATGCGGAAGACCTCGAGAGGCGGATGTTGAAAGATCGTGTACGTCTCAAAAGAATcaaagaacaaacaaaaaccCGTTCTCAAACGAAGGAGACTCCCAAGAAGATCTCTGATCAAGCACAGAGAAAGAAAATGTCTAGAGCACAAGACGGTATACTCAAGTACATGCTGAAGCTAATGGAAGTCTGCAAAGTCCGGGGCTTCGTGTACGGCATTATACCAGAGAAGGGGAAGCCTGTGAGCGGCTCCTCTGACAATATAAGAGCCTGGTGGAAAGAGAAGGTGAGGTTTGATAAGAACGGACCAGCTGCGATAGCTAAGCACGAAGAGGAGCGTTTAGCGTTGTCTGGggaaccagaccggaatagaaacTCGCTCCAGGATCTTCAAGATGCTACTTTAGGGTCTTTGCTGTCTTCTTTGATGCAGCATTGTGATCCTCCTCAGAGGAAGTATCCGTTGGAGAGAGGGGTTGCTCCTCCTTGGTGGCCGACAGGGGAGGAAGAGTGGTGGGTGAAGCTTGGTTTGGGCAAGAGCCAGAGTCCTCCTCCTTACAGGAAGCCGCATGATCTCAAGAAGATGTGGAAAGTTGGGGTTCTGACGGCTGTGATCAACCATATGTTGCCTGATGTTGCGAAGATCAAGAGGCATGTTCGCCAGTCTAAGTGTTTGCAGGACAAGATGACGGCTAAAGAGAGCGCGATTTGGTTGGCAGTTTTGAACCAAGAGGAGTCCTTGATTCAGCAGCATAGTAGTGACGACAATGGAACATCTAATGTAACTGAGATACCCCGGAGAGGTGATAATAACGCTGAGAGGAGGAAAACTGTGGTCAACAGTGACAGTGACCATGATGTTGATGGGACAGAGGAGGCCTCAGGTTCAGTAACAGCCAGCTCGCAGCCAGTAAGAGATCAAGATAAAGCAGAGAAACATCAGAGAAGGAAAAGACCAAGAAGCAGAAAagaagctgaacagagaaataTTATACATGATATGAATCATGTTGATGCCCCTATGCTAGAACATAACATCAACGGTACTCATCACTATGATGAAGGTGTTTTGGAACCAAACATAGCCTTAGGAGCAGAGGAGAACAGTAGGGAAGTGATGGTTCTTGAGTTTGATAATAATTATACTTATCTTCCTCCGGTTAATGGACAAACTATGATGCCTGTAGACGAAAGACCAATGCTTTACGGACCAAACCCTAACCAGGAGTTGCAGTTTGGGTCAGGTTATAGCTTTTATAATCCCTCTGCAGTGTTTGTTCATAATCAGGAAGAAGTACTTATAGAAATGAACGCACAAGCACCGCCTCACAACAACGGGTCTGAGGCCTCAGTAGGAGTACTTCAACCTCACGGTTTACATGAAGACGGCGTAGCAGGAAGAGATTTGCCTCCTCAATTTCAGAGTGACAGTAACATTCTGTCTCCATTCAATGAGTTGGCGGCGTTTGAAAGTAGCACATTTTACTCTGGGTTTGATTCCTATGGTGCATTTGATGATGACTTCTCATGGTTTGGAGCTTAG
- the LOC108831075 gene encoding non-specific lipid-transfer protein 2-like gives MKFSGSKPVLLIFAILLLLIVAQENRVVAGQTCDPMQLTPCEEAILKGCKPSDTCCTRLNQQQHCVCQYMKNPNFKSFLDSPNAKKIATDCRCPKPKC, from the coding sequence ATGAAGTTTTCTGGCTCAAAACCAGTGTTGCTCATTTTTGCAATCCTTCTCTTACTCATTGTTGCTCAAGAAAACAGAGTTGTTGCAGGACAGACATGTGATCCTATGCAGCTTACTCCATGCGAGGAGGCCATATTGAAAGGCTGTAAGCCGTCGGATACTTGTTGCACCAGGTTGAACCAGCAACAACATTGTGTATGCCAGTACATGAAGAACCCTAATTTCAAATCTTTCCTTGACTCACCAAATGCTAAAAAGATTGCCACTGACTGCCGTTGTCCTAAACCCAAGTGCtag
- the LOC108831074 gene encoding uncharacterized protein LOC108831074, with protein MRRFLQRFPSLAARSLINPPTILRHPKIINPRVVVPSLLNRVTSRFAFFSSEPNSVRGSGSSEEVVSKEELKKRIQSFLEDGDEDALPDLFEAMMKRKLSGKHDESDDEVMEEVRKYPINDDARKSDGGDSSDSDVESDDDLSDGDSSDSDVEIDDLKEDSSDWSDDSDVEIDGGDSPDSDIEFDGLKDVDLSGRGIKFNDGLKDVDLPGRGIKLNVPKDGDLSGPGIEINGPKDGNLSGFDVKIDALKPDHSSYSDSESD; from the exons ATGAGACGATTCCTGCAGAGATTCCCCAGTTTAGCGGCTCGCAGTCTCATCAACCCTCCCACGATTCTCCGACATCCAAAGATCATCAACCCTCGCGTTGTTGTTCCGTCACTACTCAACCGAGTTACTTCCCGGTTCGCCTTCTTCTCCTCAGAGCCCAACTCGGTCCGTGGCTCGGGAAGCAGCGAAGAGGTTGTTTCTAAAGAAG AGCTGAAGAAGAGGATACAGAGCTTCTTGGAAGATGGAGACGAAGATGCGTTACCCGATTTGTTCGAGGCGATGATGAAGAGGAAGCTATCGGGGAAGCACGACGAAAGCGACGACGAGGTGATGGAGGAGGTGCGTAAGTACCCAATCAACGATGATGCACGTAAGAGTGATGGTGGTGACTCGTCTGATTCAGATGTTGAGAGTGATGATGACCTGAGCGATGGTGATTCTTctgattcagatgtcgagatTGATGACCTCAAAGAAGATAGTAGTGATTGGTCTgatgattcagatgtcgagatTGATGGTGGTGATTCTCCTGATTCCGACATAGAGTTTGATGGTCTGAAAGATGTTGACTTGTCTGGTCGTGGTATAAAGTTTAATGATGGTCTGAAAGATGTTGACTTGCCTGGTCGTGGGATCAAGCTTAATGTTCCGAAAGATGGTGACTTGTCTGGTCCCGGTATCGAGATTAATGGTCCGAAAGATGGTAACTTGTCTGGTTTCGATGTCAAGATTGATGCTCTAAAGCCTGATCACTCGTCTTATTCTGATTCTGAAAGTGATTAA